A window of Candidatus Bathyarchaeota archaeon contains these coding sequences:
- a CDS encoding PQQ-binding-like beta-propeller repeat protein, whose protein sequence is MLKQKSIPLIIATILMVSMVISIVPSPLANAQSSGEFATYAYISVAPNPIGVGQTTYISVWVDVPLPSATEANDVRRHNYKLTITAPDNTTEVKTWNIIWDTTGVEFTSFTPTQLGTYTLKFEYPGQTYTWGSISAAWNNTKFLASSASTTLTVQEEPISGTPVTPLPTEYWSRPIFGQNHAWAQLGSHWLWGAQFGVFQMASYNLWQQSGVGPESSHIMWTYPIESGGVVGGNNVGIDESTYYSGGSYEGRFANAIIIDGKLCFKLPLSNSQNGGDYIAMDLRTGKELWRNATMNPTFGELYSYESINQHGVIPNGYLWQTVTQSAGLQTWMAIDPLTGKWIFNLTDVPSSGTMAYTEKGEIVKYILSYSTTSKTGWIALWNWTAAPGAAASAPGSGSGAFQFRPVGKNINCSTAYSWNKTFSGDLVGNQAPSIVYVLPGDIILGRSSAITAGVFSTRGTPDPYTVWAMSVKDGQQGQILWKKSYPAPSGNMSRTLGPLDPVNRVWTMTDAESMQWLGYSLENGNLIWGPTSVEKRAMQFFASGYGAGQRAVTAYGNLYEGGFGGELFAYDAATGKLLWKYNNTNAGTDNSWGLTPIFIAAIADGKVYAFNNEHSPNAPLYKGECVYIINATDGTEISKMLGWAGQSGGPGSSTSILADGFFVYYNYYDNSIYCMGKGPSKTTVEAPMAAVTLGSSIVIRGTVTDISPGTKQSEQAARFPNGVPAVSDASVNRWMEYVYMQQPCPSDATGVPVQIFVVDGNGNYRSIGTATSDATGFYSLQWKPDIPGKYTVYAQFMGSASYWPSQATTAFAVDDAPEPTAAPTPAPASMVEQYFLPSVAAIIIAIIAIGVVIILLVRKK, encoded by the coding sequence ATGTTAAAACAAAAATCTATACCCTTGATTATCGCAACAATACTAATGGTCTCGATGGTAATCTCAATAGTTCCATCACCACTCGCAAATGCGCAAAGCTCAGGCGAATTCGCAACATACGCCTATATTTCAGTCGCGCCAAACCCAATCGGAGTAGGTCAAACCACCTACATCTCAGTCTGGGTTGACGTTCCCTTACCTTCAGCAACAGAAGCAAACGATGTAAGACGCCACAACTACAAACTCACCATAACCGCACCAGATAACACAACTGAAGTAAAAACTTGGAACATTATCTGGGACACAACAGGCGTCGAATTTACCTCCTTCACGCCAACTCAACTCGGAACCTACACCCTCAAATTCGAATACCCCGGACAAACATACACTTGGGGCTCAATCAGCGCAGCATGGAATAATACCAAATTCCTCGCATCATCTGCATCAACAACACTGACAGTACAAGAAGAACCTATCAGCGGCACACCGGTCACACCGCTGCCAACCGAGTATTGGTCTCGCCCAATTTTCGGCCAAAACCATGCTTGGGCCCAGCTCGGGTCACACTGGCTTTGGGGCGCACAATTCGGCGTTTTCCAAATGGCTAGCTATAACCTCTGGCAACAAAGCGGGGTTGGACCTGAGAGTTCACATATAATGTGGACCTATCCAATCGAATCTGGCGGTGTTGTCGGCGGAAACAATGTTGGCATCGATGAATCTACCTACTACTCAGGCGGTTCATACGAAGGCAGATTTGCTAACGCCATTATTATCGATGGAAAACTCTGCTTTAAATTGCCCCTAAGTAACAGCCAAAACGGCGGCGACTACATCGCCATGGACTTACGCACAGGAAAAGAGCTCTGGCGAAACGCAACAATGAATCCAACATTCGGCGAACTCTACAGCTATGAATCAATAAACCAGCACGGCGTTATTCCAAACGGATACCTATGGCAAACAGTAACTCAATCAGCTGGATTACAAACTTGGATGGCTATTGATCCACTTACAGGCAAATGGATATTCAACCTAACCGATGTTCCCTCGTCAGGTACAATGGCATATACTGAGAAAGGCGAAATCGTGAAATACATACTCAGCTACAGCACAACTTCAAAAACTGGTTGGATAGCACTTTGGAATTGGACTGCTGCACCTGGCGCTGCAGCAAGCGCACCTGGATCAGGATCTGGAGCCTTCCAATTCAGACCAGTAGGCAAGAACATAAACTGCAGCACTGCGTACTCTTGGAACAAAACCTTCTCAGGAGACCTCGTCGGAAACCAAGCACCATCAATAGTCTACGTCTTGCCAGGAGATATTATACTTGGCAGAAGCAGCGCAATCACCGCAGGTGTCTTTAGTACAAGAGGAACACCAGATCCATACACGGTCTGGGCAATGAGTGTAAAAGACGGTCAGCAAGGACAAATCCTCTGGAAGAAATCCTATCCCGCTCCCTCAGGTAACATGTCTAGAACACTGGGCCCACTTGACCCAGTTAACCGAGTCTGGACCATGACTGACGCTGAATCAATGCAGTGGCTAGGATACAGCTTAGAAAACGGAAACCTCATCTGGGGTCCAACCAGCGTTGAAAAACGTGCAATGCAATTCTTCGCAAGCGGCTACGGTGCAGGTCAGAGAGCAGTCACAGCATACGGTAACCTCTACGAAGGCGGCTTCGGCGGAGAACTCTTCGCTTACGATGCGGCCACTGGAAAACTTCTCTGGAAGTACAACAACACAAATGCAGGTACTGATAACTCTTGGGGTCTAACACCAATCTTCATAGCAGCAATCGCTGATGGTAAAGTCTACGCTTTTAACAACGAACACTCACCAAACGCACCACTCTACAAGGGTGAATGCGTCTACATCATCAACGCAACTGACGGCACAGAAATCTCAAAGATGTTAGGCTGGGCAGGCCAAAGCGGAGGCCCAGGCAGCTCGACTAGCATTCTAGCAGACGGCTTCTTTGTCTACTACAACTACTACGACAACTCAATCTACTGCATGGGTAAAGGCCCGAGCAAAACAACCGTAGAAGCACCAATGGCAGCTGTAACTTTAGGTTCAAGTATAGTGATCCGCGGCACAGTAACCGACATCTCTCCAGGAACAAAACAATCCGAGCAAGCAGCAAGATTCCCCAACGGTGTTCCAGCAGTCTCTGATGCAAGCGTAAACCGCTGGATGGAATACGTCTATATGCAGCAGCCCTGTCCTTCAGACGCTACAGGTGTTCCAGTCCAAATCTTCGTAGTCGACGGTAACGGTAACTATCGCAGCATCGGAACAGCAACAAGCGACGCTACAGGTTTCTACAGTCTACAATGGAAACCCGACATTCCAGGCAAATACACCGTCTATGCTCAGTTCATGGGCAGCGCATCCTACTGGCCATCACAAGCAACAACAGCATTTGCAGTTGACGACGCACCCGAACCCACAGCAGCACCCACACCAGCACCAGCAAGCATGGTTGAACAATACTTCCTCCCCTCAGTCGCAGCAATCATTATCGCCATCATCGCCATCGGCGTAGTCATAATCCTGCTAGTACGCAAAAAATAA
- a CDS encoding SemiSWEET transporter, with amino-acid sequence MELITILGLTAALFTTVSLFPQLLKVWKTKSTKDISTGMFLLFCGGVLLWFIYGVFVNDLPIIIANSLAFIQALIILAFKMKFK; translated from the coding sequence ATGGAACTAATAACCATCCTCGGATTAACCGCCGCACTATTCACAACCGTCTCACTGTTTCCGCAGTTACTGAAAGTGTGGAAAACAAAGTCAACAAAGGACATCTCCACAGGCATGTTCCTATTATTCTGCGGCGGAGTACTGCTCTGGTTTATCTACGGAGTTTTCGTAAACGATTTACCCATCATCATTGCAAACTCGCTTGCCTTTATTCAAGCCCTTATCATCTTAGCCTTCAAAATGAAATTCAAATAA
- the rbcL gene encoding type III ribulose-bisphosphate carboxylase, giving the protein MKYVDFVDLSYEPKETDLLCTFYVEPDGINLKEAAGGVAAESSVGTWTELTTEKPYVKKLAAHVYSIEGNTIKIAYPIELFEAGNMPNILSSVAGNVFGLKALKNLRLLDLELPKALLDGFKGPQFGIAGIRKLLRVPKRPLVGTIIKPKLGLKTKDHAKVAYEAWLGGCDVVKDDENLSSQKFNPFDDRLTQTLESRDKAQDETGERKVYMVNITAETNMLLKRAQAVVDQGGEYVMVDILTCGWSALQTLRDQNFKLVIHAHRAGHAAFTKNQLHGISMKPIAAVARIIGVDQLHVGTVVGKMSETKAEVLENIAACKGEMGKLKPVLPVASGGLHPRLVPSLIETFGVDVVLQAGGGIHGHPKGTVNGAKAMRQAVDAALAGKSLDEYAKNHRELELSIKQWQI; this is encoded by the coding sequence TTGAAGTATGTTGACTTTGTAGATTTATCCTACGAACCCAAAGAAACCGATTTACTCTGCACTTTTTACGTGGAGCCTGACGGCATCAACTTAAAAGAAGCTGCAGGCGGAGTCGCCGCGGAAAGCTCTGTTGGAACATGGACGGAATTAACCACTGAAAAGCCATATGTCAAAAAACTCGCCGCCCACGTATACAGCATCGAGGGCAACACCATAAAAATCGCTTACCCCATCGAGCTCTTCGAGGCAGGCAACATGCCAAACATACTCAGCAGCGTCGCAGGCAACGTCTTCGGCTTAAAAGCACTCAAAAACCTGCGCCTATTAGATTTAGAATTGCCCAAAGCACTGCTCGATGGCTTTAAAGGTCCACAGTTCGGCATTGCAGGCATACGCAAACTCCTCAGAGTTCCAAAACGCCCCCTCGTCGGCACCATCATCAAACCCAAACTGGGCCTAAAAACTAAAGACCACGCCAAAGTCGCCTACGAAGCTTGGCTAGGCGGCTGCGACGTAGTCAAAGACGACGAAAACCTCAGCAGCCAAAAATTCAACCCCTTCGACGACCGCCTAACCCAAACCCTGGAAAGTCGAGACAAAGCTCAAGACGAAACAGGGGAACGAAAAGTCTACATGGTGAACATCACTGCTGAAACCAACATGCTGCTTAAACGTGCTCAAGCTGTGGTGGATCAAGGTGGCGAATACGTCATGGTGGACATTTTAACGTGCGGCTGGTCGGCTTTGCAGACGCTGCGAGACCAAAACTTCAAGCTTGTTATCCACGCTCACCGAGCGGGCCATGCGGCTTTCACCAAAAACCAACTTCACGGGATATCCATGAAACCCATAGCGGCAGTTGCACGAATAATCGGCGTCGACCAACTTCATGTCGGCACAGTCGTAGGAAAAATGTCTGAAACCAAAGCTGAAGTGCTCGAAAACATCGCAGCATGCAAGGGCGAAATGGGTAAATTGAAGCCTGTTTTGCCTGTGGCTTCAGGTGGTCTGCATCCGCGTTTGGTGCCTTCACTGATTGAGACGTTTGGGGTAGATGTTGTGTTGCAGGCAGGCGGCGGAATTCATGGTCACCCAAAAGGCACAGTAAACGGCGCAAAAGCTATGCGACAAGCGGTGGATGCTGCGTTAGCGGGTAAATCTCTTGACGAATACGCAAAAAACCACCGCGAACTTGAGCTTTCCATAAAACAATGGCAGATTTAG
- a CDS encoding AMP phosphorylase, translated as MELIVELLNITTGGNRIAVVSEQTANQLGVHSSDRIKITYSDKTSIAIINIAENFPGNRIGLFEETEAALGVKGDEVVDVALASLPESLFNIRAKLRGERLREKDIVAIVKDVVERHLSTAEIAAFLTALNIYGLSTGETEALSRAMIMTGKTLNFGVSPILDKHSVGGIPGDKTSMLVVPIVAAAGFTIPKTSSRAITSPAGTADRVETLCPVTLSIKEIYETVKKTGGCLAWGGSLELAPADDLFIQVEYPLGIDPMLLPSILSKKKAIGATHVAIDIPTGMGAKIKTRQEAYTLASDFIDLGKRLGLNIQCALTYGDQPLGCGIGPALEAREALQTLMGGGPPDLREKALSLASMLFEMVGVENPRGMAQDMIDSGKAMQKMRDIIAAQGGNPAVKPEDLPVGSKSAIVRSKEAGKVLWLSTDDIVRIARTAGAPKEKGAGVLLHAKLGDYVRKDGALIEVFAERSSKLSAALELANQLTPIVLSKKPEAKMVLDTIPEKPPHEKPFMLDR; from the coding sequence ATGGAGCTAATCGTTGAACTTTTAAACATAACCACAGGCGGCAACCGAATCGCCGTCGTCAGCGAACAAACCGCCAACCAACTCGGCGTCCACAGTTCAGACAGAATAAAAATCACCTACAGCGACAAAACATCCATCGCCATCATCAACATCGCAGAAAATTTCCCTGGCAACCGCATCGGCCTCTTCGAAGAAACTGAGGCAGCACTGGGCGTAAAAGGCGATGAGGTTGTGGATGTGGCGTTGGCGTCGCTTCCTGAATCGCTTTTCAACATCCGCGCTAAGCTTCGCGGGGAACGTTTACGTGAAAAAGACATAGTTGCCATTGTTAAAGACGTGGTTGAGCGGCATTTAAGTACCGCAGAAATTGCAGCGTTTCTCACTGCACTCAACATATATGGGTTGAGCACAGGAGAAACGGAAGCTCTTTCTCGTGCAATGATTATGACTGGAAAAACCCTCAACTTTGGCGTTTCACCTATCCTTGACAAGCACAGCGTCGGCGGCATTCCAGGAGACAAAACCAGCATGCTCGTTGTACCCATCGTCGCCGCTGCAGGTTTCACTATCCCCAAAACCTCGTCGCGTGCGATTACTTCGCCAGCGGGTACCGCAGACCGCGTTGAAACTCTATGTCCAGTCACACTTTCAATAAAAGAAATCTATGAAACAGTTAAAAAAACAGGCGGTTGTCTTGCTTGGGGTGGCTCGCTTGAGTTGGCACCTGCCGACGACCTCTTTATCCAAGTTGAATACCCATTGGGTATAGACCCGATGCTTTTACCCTCGATTCTAAGCAAAAAGAAAGCCATAGGCGCCACTCATGTCGCCATCGACATCCCCACAGGTATGGGGGCAAAAATCAAAACTCGCCAAGAAGCCTACACTTTAGCTTCAGACTTTATCGACTTAGGCAAACGGTTGGGATTGAACATTCAGTGCGCCCTCACATACGGCGATCAGCCGCTAGGTTGCGGTATAGGGCCAGCTCTTGAAGCCCGAGAAGCCCTCCAAACGCTTATGGGCGGTGGACCACCTGACCTCCGCGAAAAAGCACTAAGTTTGGCCAGCATGCTCTTTGAGATGGTCGGCGTAGAGAACCCGCGGGGTATGGCGCAGGACATGATTGATTCGGGCAAAGCAATGCAGAAAATGCGGGACATCATCGCAGCGCAAGGTGGAAATCCAGCAGTTAAACCTGAGGATTTACCTGTAGGCTCAAAATCTGCTATAGTTCGATCCAAAGAAGCAGGGAAAGTACTCTGGTTAAGCACCGACGATATAGTCCGCATAGCGCGCACGGCGGGGGCACCTAAAGAGAAAGGCGCAGGGGTACTTTTGCATGCTAAACTAGGTGATTATGTGCGAAAAGACGGGGCGCTGATTGAAGTTTTTGCTGAAAGAAGCAGCAAACTGTCAGCGGCACTGGAACTTGCCAACCAGCTAACGCCAATTGTGCTAAGTAAAAAACCAGAAGCAAAAATGGTCCTAGACACTATCCCAGAGAAGCCGCCACATGAAAAACCCTTCATGCTGGATAGATAA
- a CDS encoding DUF5518 domain-containing protein: MASVGLGAFVGFLVTVGLGIVYPGVGHLLGGFVGGLIAGLVARGIIGGSIAGLLAGISSSIILFILSLFGFVFYGASNFGFIGALVSGVVGAALSIIIAVVATVASMVGGFIGGLVTR; this comes from the coding sequence GTGGCTAGTGTAGGTTTAGGAGCATTCGTTGGTTTTCTGGTGACTGTTGGTTTAGGCATTGTTTACCCCGGTGTTGGTCACTTGCTCGGTGGATTCGTAGGCGGTTTAATCGCAGGTTTAGTTGCCCGAGGCATAATCGGCGGAAGCATAGCGGGGTTACTTGCAGGCATATCGAGCAGTATCATTCTTTTTATTTTATCTCTTTTCGGCTTCGTATTCTACGGTGCCAGCAACTTTGGATTCATCGGGGCATTAGTCAGCGGAGTCGTCGGCGCAGCCCTAAGCATTATAATAGCAGTTGTTGCAACCGTGGCTTCGATGGTCGGCGGCTTTATCGGCGGGCTCGTCACCCGGTAG